The genomic DNA CAAATCTCATGCTCTCATTGTCTTTTCTATGGTACTCACCATTCTTTCTTTTTCCTCATTTATATTTGGTTAAgaaactttaattatatatatttttaagaaatttatcTGTTTTCTTATACTAACCCAGATTCAGATCTAGTttcatatataaattgtttataaatggagcccattattataatttgttgattatattatttatatatgcagACATGCAAAACAGCTATTCAACTCAGGAAGGCTGGAAAAGTGACAGTCAGTGAATCAACTCTACAGTCACTGGGAGCAAATCATTTCAAATATAATGTAGCTGCTGAGCATTTTGAGGTAATTTTAAATCTAATTCCcttcttcaatatatataacttaagtAGAAATAATCTCTATTATAGGGCCTTGTTCgtatttgggtttttaaaataatccaacCAAATCAATTGTCACTTCACTCCCCTTTTCATCCTTAAAATCAATccattcattaaccaaaatactaaaataccctatattttaaattataattatttattttatttatatatattaataccctttaagtctttttacccaaaaaacattattattttctcaaaattatcacaaataattatcaataatcattttttttttctctggAATTtccaagttatttaaataacctagaCCGAACAAGCCCTAGAAAACTAATGTCTCAATTGAAattgaaagagagaaattaatatctcaattttaattttaactaagaatgtcttaattaaaagtaaacggtgatgaacaaaaataaaaggatttttttactttttactaCTAGATCTCATAATAAATTTACTATGATATAAGTTGAAATTTGGGACTACAACTGTTTGATGAATATAACTTTAAAATGTTccatcttataattttataaaaaaaaaacaattaaaataaaaagcaaaAAAGAAAGATACCCAACTTTACTTTGTCCACTTTAACTTTTCAAAAAGTATTCATAGTGACTGATTAATTAAATCCTATATTGACTAGATTTTAAGGAGTTATTTAGCCATTAATCATAACTTTAGggacttataaaattaaacaagttTTAATTGACAATGCAACCAATAAAGTACtatttgacaaattaattataacttaaattttaaataaacaaatgtaTATTTGTTCAGAAAATTATATGTTATCTGGATAATAATCTAGAGAGTAATGATACATACAGCATCTTCACACAACACCTATCTTATTTggtaaaaagagaaaatatatcttaaaaaaaatacaagagagaaaaatatattttttttcaaatgaggTAGGTACTATGCGAATGTGTTGTATAAGGatgttgtatatatcattactctaatCTAAAATAGATTATTagcaaaataaaaatggaaatatgTACTGGatctttaaaatttatgttttatgatGGTTTCACAcataattataacttttttttatatatgattgatTTCTTGATCATTGTATAAATTGTTTTCTAAACATGATTCTGATTATAGTCTAAATACTTTGTTTTCTTTGAgagaaagattattttttaatttttattgtaatattttattatttaatttaatataacaaattattttacgGATAAATAAACCATATTTTTATCTGATAATAAATAAACCTTAGATACTCCTTGGAGGAAGtgatctaaatatttttaaatagttaataaaatattacagaTGATGTTATCTTTGAGTCAAAACAATCACATTATTGTACTATTGTCTTGTAATTCTGAATAGGGATTTTATTAATCAAGTTAGACAGattgttatattaaattttatatttctaattcTAAACAACatcaatttgtttatatatttgactaatttggaaagctttttttttttttttaacaatgtATAGACTTTTCATTAATCATTCTCGCGGTCGCAActaaatgaatgaagaaaaatgtTTGAAGTAGTTCTCCATTACAATAAAGGGTAACAACACAAAAATTCGATAATAACAACCAACAAAAAAACCCAAAGAATCACACTACGAATTAAAATCATGAcgctaaattcaaataaatgatcTTAAATATCTTAACCTATGACGTAAGGTGTTCTCCCAACCACTACAAAATTTATCATAACAATCTGCTACGGTCTAGAAATAGGTGTCACGGTCCCAAATACAATTTCAGCACCCTCCATCGGTAGTGTGCACTTGGGCTAGATTtctgtttgtttttttaatattttgttttgtttctcctttctattttacaaaccgatttctgttattttctaagtagttgtaaccgaatattctaatgcaagacatcacctataaaAAGTTGATCactcttccccaaggacccatgaatggaataatgaatatatgaaattactTGTGAAAGTTCTTTACTTTTTCACCCCTCATTTATCtattatgttttgattatttatttgggactgtttggtatagaccaacaatatttctcttctcacccttggttcttctatcccctcatcCCAAATTCTTTATTACAAAACCCTTCTGCTtcctttgattatatatttccatccggtcctagagatcaagaactcgattcttggaatcaagaacccataaacacaacttacgaaacaagtcgtaacacaaTCCTAAAAGTATCGACAAAGTTGTTAGTGAGACCCAAATATGCCTTTGAACCATTTCCAGCACAAAACTTATCGACTTCAATAATCATTGTTTAAAACGCTTATAAAGATAAGACGATAAAAAACAAGACCAAAAGAAAGCTTCATATGAAAATAGTCGCACAAAAGATGGCATAACTCGGAATCCACTAGAGAACAACAAAATTTGAGAAACGATCGCACAAACAAGTAATGACTTGAGTCAATTTCAATCACACCACCTTCTCATATGAAAAGGACTGTAACCTTACATAATGATTCATATTTCGGAGATGATTTACCTTGTTTTGCTAAAGAAATAGTTTAAGCATCGACTTAATTTTCTAATGTTTTGGTCGCTGAGTTTTTCATCTGGCCGAATTCGTTAACTATGCTATCTAATTATCAAGTTTCCTCTCTTTTAGTATTTTAGCTACCCATACTCTCCTTCACATTCACTATCATCATTTTGTGAGTAAAAGATCAGTCCCTGAGTGTCTtctatttttggaaattttccaataaatataattatttctgAAAATgaatgtaataaaaatatttaaatttcaatatcatccatttaattaatattgaaaccatttttctaatatattttttaggtggTAAGATTTGCTTTACTTGAGACTATAAAGGAAGCTGTACCGGAAATATGGTCACCGGAGTTAAAGGCTGCATGGGGAACAGCTTATGATGAGTTAGCCACCGCAATCAAGAATGAAATGAAGCCTCCTGTTCTAACCTCttaaataataagaagaagaagaatcaaaataaatgtcatttttattgCATTTCCTTATTTAAGAACAACAGCTTTAAAAACTTTGTTTTAGCTGTTACAATAAtgaataaactaaattaaaataaaaccaaaaaaacttTGTGCTTATTTTTGGGCTTTGCAGATAGCCTATTATTAGCAATATCTCAATTAAGCCCCATAATCATTTACATTTTCTTCTAtacaatttatcaaataaagtaaattaaaaaaacaagaaaaaactaGAATCAAGATTTTGTGATATAAGAGCATCTCCACGCATGACTTGTGCCCGCGCATCTCGGACAGCGTGGAAAAAGGCAGgtcattactttttttaattttatgaactGTATGTAAAAGCAAAGAGGGTCGTGCCCAACtcataggaatattagttatatatttaattataaaaatattataatatattttaaattataaaaatattttatattttattataatatagaaatattagttatatattctcaaattttcctataatataagaaaattagttatatattctcaaatttatttttgtaatttaataatataatatatttttaattataaaaatattttatattttattttattttatattagttatatatatatttaattagtaaatatatattttaaataaattaatatatttttctattaattatattaccaTGTTTTATATCCGTTATAAATTGTAACGGTAATATAATTTAGTActataaatattgaataaaatttgttcctataatatagtaatataggaatattagttataatagtatataaattagttatttatttaaaatagtataaataaaattcacatttaaattatttagagaaaAGAGCGGGCAGAAGGAGTGTTTTCCTCAAGTACATGTGCCCGCTTTTTGCTGAAGTGGAAGattgatttgacaaaataagagggcaAAGGTCTTGTGCGCTGGAGATGCTCTAACAACCATAAAACTTATCAGTATTTGACATTTTTAGTGTTCTTCAATTGCCTTCAAAGAAAATTACTTTGTCCAAGAAAAGACATTCCATggagattaaaataaatgtgaGTGTTAATGCTTCGGGATTTATAACCataaaaatttgacatacctcaacttataataataatattatttataataatattaaaataatattttaaatttttagattcaaaataatacaaaaagaaattaaaaattaaattagggttaattattgtgataattaaaatctaattataaaaaatttaaaagataatttgaagtaataatgttgtatttattttacccaaaaatggattgaaattatttaattatgattttaaacataaattatgtataatttagagcttaaaacaattaaataaatacctaaaaataaaataaatgaacataatttttattatgttgtcaaaaatatttgtgtgtattaaattggtaaaaaaaacgcaaaaaagtgttaaaaattcattttcaaataactcttttattaaaaatataaattgataatcaTGAATGactgaaattatatttaaatgttgcaACATGATTCAAGGTCATCAGATCAGCGCTGTACCAGGAGCACGCTACGTACCCCGCTGTAGCGAAAGCACGCGCGCGCCTGGTCTACACCGGATTAACTAACGGGGCGCTAACCCCGTTAACTCGATCACCAAAGCACTGGAGGATCGTCAATGGAGCAATCAATTAAAACACAATGACGTagtt from Impatiens glandulifera chromosome 9, dImpGla2.1, whole genome shotgun sequence includes the following:
- the LOC124915176 gene encoding hemoglobin-2-like produces the protein MAFTEEDEALVLKSYDLMKLRAGELALNFFLKIFEIAPAAKGLFSFLKDSDLPLHQNPKLKSHALIVFSMTCKTAIQLRKAGKVTVSESTLQSLGANHFKYNVAAEHFEVVRFALLETIKEAVPEIWSPELKAAWGTAYDELATAIKNEMKPPVLTS